One genomic window of Cinclus cinclus chromosome 6, bCinCin1.1, whole genome shotgun sequence includes the following:
- the CFL2 gene encoding cofilin-2: MKVRKSSTPEEIKKRKKAVLFCLSDDKKQIIVEESKQILVGDIGDTVEDPYTAFVKLLPLNDCRYALYDATYETKESKKEDLVFIFWAPESAPLKSKMIYASSKDAIKKKFTGIKHEWQVNGLDDIKDRSTLGEKLGGNVVVSLEGKPL; this comes from the exons ATGAAAGTAAGGAAATCTTCAACCCcagaagagattaaaaaaagaaagaaagctgtTCTCTTCTGCTTAAGTGatgacaaaaaacaaataattgtaGAGGAATCAAAGCAGATATTGGTTGGTGACATTGGTGATACTGTGGAGGACCCCTATACAGCCTTTGTGAAGTTGCTACCTTTGAATGATTGCCGATACGCTTTGTATGATGCCACATACGAGACAAAGGAATCTAAGAAAGAAGACCTGGTATTTATATTCTG ggcTCCTGAAAGTGCACCTTTAAAAAGCAAGATGATCTACGCAAGCTCTAAAGAtgccattaaaaagaaatttacaG GTATTAAACATGAGTGGCAAGTAAATGGTTTGGATGATATTAAGGACCGTTCAACACTTGGAGAGAAATTGGGAGGCAACGTGGTAGTTTCACTTGAAGGAAAACCCTTATAA